The following coding sequences lie in one Notoacmeibacter ruber genomic window:
- a CDS encoding IS3 family transposase (programmed frameshift), producing MQRRKFSREFKLEAVKLVRERGVSAAQAARDLDVHENVLRKWVRELSADPQHAFPGHGQMKPEQVEIDRLRKEVAKLKAERDIPKKGRSLLREGSAMRFAFIAKHRGIWPVAWLCEALDVSRSGFHAWLNRSPSARSRHDEVLVAVIDRSFKSSDRTYGARRVWHDVLAEGLACGLHRVERLMRKNGLRARPRRRGLPKDTGERATVSENILDRAFEASAPNQKWVADFTYIWTAEGWLYVAAVVDLFSRRVVGWAMKAEMTAQLVTDALIMAIWRRGRPDSLMHHSDQGSQYTSEQFQRLMADHGITCSMSRSGNVWDNAAMESFFSSLKTERTARKVYRTRDDARADVFDYIERFYNPRRRHSTLGYLSPVEFEEQAMLA from the exons ATGCAGAGACGGAAGTTCAGCCGCGAGTTTAAGCTTGAGGCGGTAAAGTTGGTCAGGGAGCGGGGCGTTTCAGCCGCCCAGGCTGCTCGTGATCTGGACGTGCACGAGAACGTGTTGCGCAAATGGGTTCGCGAGCTGAGCGCTGACCCTCAGCACGCGTTTCCGGGCCACGGTCAGATGAAGCCCGAGCAGGTGGAGATCGATCGACTGCGCAAGGAAGTCGCGAAGCTGAAGGCGGAGCGCGACATCC CTAAAAAAGGCCGCAGCCTACTTCGCGAGGGAAGCGCTATGAGGTTCGCCTTCATTGCGAAGCACCGGGGCATCTGGCCGGTGGCATGGCTTTGCGAAGCGCTGGATGTATCCCGATCAGGCTTCCATGCCTGGCTCAACCGCAGCCCCAGCGCTCGCTCCCGGCACGACGAGGTGCTGGTGGCGGTGATCGACCGGAGTTTCAAGAGCAGCGACCGCACCTATGGTGCTCGCCGCGTCTGGCATGATGTTCTGGCGGAAGGTCTCGCCTGCGGCCTGCATCGCGTCGAGAGGCTGATGCGGAAGAACGGTCTGCGCGCCCGACCGCGCCGCCGTGGGCTGCCGAAGGACACTGGCGAGCGAGCCACGGTGTCGGAAAATATCCTCGATCGTGCCTTCGAGGCATCAGCACCGAACCAGAAGTGGGTGGCCGACTTCACCTACATCTGGACCGCTGAAGGATGGCTCTACGTTGCTGCCGTCGTCGATCTGTTCTCTCGCCGTGTCGTGGGTTGGGCGATGAAAGCGGAGATGACGGCCCAGCTCGTGACCGACGCCCTCATCATGGCGATCTGGCGAAGAGGCAGGCCGGACAGCCTCATGCATCACAGCGACCAGGGCAGCCAGTATACATCCGAGCAGTTCCAACGCCTGATGGCCGATCATGGCATCACATGCTCGATGAGCCGGTCGGGGAACGTCTGGGATAATGCAGCAATGGAAAGCTTCTTCTCATCGCTGAAAACTGAGCGGACAGCCCGCAAGGTCTACAGGACGAGGGACGACGCCAGGGCGGATGTGTTCGATTACATCGAGCGCTTCTACAATCCTCGGCGAAGGCACTCGACACTGGGCTATCTGAGCCCAGTGGAGTTCGAGGAGCAAGCTATGCTAGCTTAA